In Parasedimentitalea marina, one DNA window encodes the following:
- a CDS encoding phosphoenolpyruvate carboxylase: MAQYPAETRPHVAAWADAVPLAALPSGPAATPYLQAMSIWFQLLRLVDENTALRSRRLTETQDGPGAVKGGFSEVLAAQSFSPAQLENMIEEVSVGPTLTAHPTEAKRVTVLEIHRRIYRALVSLGRSAGPPPNALNC; the protein is encoded by the coding sequence ATGGCGCAATATCCTGCTGAAACGCGCCCCCATGTGGCCGCCTGGGCCGATGCTGTTCCCCTTGCCGCACTGCCGTCGGGCCCTGCCGCGACCCCTTATTTGCAGGCCATGTCGATCTGGTTCCAACTGCTCCGACTGGTTGATGAAAACACCGCCCTGCGCAGCCGCCGCCTGACGGAAACCCAGGATGGCCCCGGGGCTGTCAAAGGCGGGTTCTCCGAGGTCCTGGCGGCGCAGTCTTTCAGCCCGGCGCAGCTGGAAAATATGATTGAAGAGGTCTCGGTTGGCCCCACCCTGACCGCCCACCCAACCGAGGCCAAGCGGGTCACCGTATTGGAAATCCACCGCCGGATTTACCGCGCTCTGGTCAGCCTCGGGCGCAGCGCTGGACCCCCACCGAACGCGCTGAACTGTTGA
- a CDS encoding phosphoenolpyruvate carboxylase — MSGLEAEIDLLWLTGELRLSRPSLRDEIEWGLQFFRDAIFDAVPQVLGRFDQACQQSLGAPPAATPNIRFHSWIGGDRDGNPNVTTEMTALALERGRDTAISHYCNALEQAAGRLSISALILPLPAPHAARVQAIIDRLPGADRNANEPFRQALSAIRQHLLNQSYDHTGQFIDDLATLDAALCAVDADLLARQHIRPLRRAAMVFGFRTTTLDIRQNSAVTTDVLAEIWGQSGPSPAYGTAEWSTRLRAELADQNLTAHTWANLSQRAQELIALLALMLSVRTSPDPKAMGPFILSMTRSADDILAVYLLARYAALGWKSWTSLLFPCLKPSQICAMHPQSCCPSWMSRWRGAA, encoded by the coding sequence TTGAGCGGGCTCGAGGCCGAGATTGATCTGCTCTGGCTGACCGGCGAATTGCGTTTGTCACGGCCCAGTTTACGGGATGAAATTGAATGGGGATTGCAGTTCTTTCGGGATGCGATCTTTGACGCTGTGCCGCAGGTGCTTGGCCGGTTTGACCAAGCCTGCCAGCAAAGCCTTGGTGCGCCTCCGGCGGCGACGCCCAACATCCGCTTTCACAGCTGGATCGGCGGCGACCGCGACGGCAACCCCAACGTCACAACCGAAATGACCGCGCTGGCGCTGGAACGGGGCCGTGACACGGCAATAAGCCACTATTGCAACGCACTTGAACAAGCCGCCGGCCGGTTGAGCATCAGTGCCCTGATCCTGCCCCTGCCCGCGCCTCATGCCGCCAGGGTACAGGCGATCATTGACCGCCTGCCCGGTGCGGATCGCAATGCCAACGAGCCCTTCCGACAGGCGCTCTCCGCAATCCGACAGCACTTGCTGAACCAGTCCTATGACCACACCGGTCAGTTCATCGATGACCTAGCGACGCTGGACGCAGCCCTGTGTGCGGTGGACGCTGACCTTTTGGCCCGCCAGCATATCCGCCCGCTGCGCCGCGCGGCTATGGTTTTTGGCTTTCGGACCACAACGCTTGATATTCGCCAAAATTCCGCCGTCACCACCGATGTCTTGGCCGAAATCTGGGGCCAGTCCGGCCCCTCTCCCGCCTACGGCACGGCTGAGTGGTCCACCCGGCTGCGGGCCGAGCTCGCCGATCAGAACCTGACCGCACACACCTGGGCCAACCTCAGCCAGCGGGCCCAGGAATTGATCGCGCTGCTTGCCCTGATGCTTTCGGTTCGCACCAGCCCCGACCCAAAGGCGATGGGCCCCTTCATCCTGTCGATGACCCGCTCGGCGGACGATATCCTGGCGGTCTATTTGCTGGCCCGCTACGCGGCTTTGGGGTGGAAAAGCTGGACATCGCTGTTGTTCCCTTGTTTGAAACCATCGCAGATCTGCGCAATGCACCCGCAATCCTGTTGTCCGTCCTGGATGTCCCGCTGGCGCGGCGCAGCCTGA
- a CDS encoding phosphoenolpyruvate carboxylase produces the protein MEKLDIAVVPLFETIADLRNAPAILLSVLDVPLARRSLKTRGQVIEVMLGYSDSGKDGGFLCSTWELDRAQRKISAALATQGFTRHSFTAAEALSVAAAPQPVAPSPHSPMAPS, from the coding sequence GTGGAAAAGCTGGACATCGCTGTTGTTCCCTTGTTTGAAACCATCGCAGATCTGCGCAATGCACCCGCAATCCTGTTGTCCGTCCTGGATGTCCCGCTGGCGCGGCGCAGCCTGAAAACCCGTGGCCAGGTGATCGAAGTGATGCTGGGCTATTCCGACAGCGGCAAAGACGGCGGTTTCTTGTGTTCCACCTGGGAACTGGACCGCGCCCAACGCAAAATTTCCGCGGCCCTTGCCACCCAGGGTTTCACCCGACATTCTTTCACGGCCGCGGAGGCTCTGTCAGTCGCGGCGGCGCCCCAACCGGTCGCGCCATCGCCGCACAGCCCAATGGCACCATCGTAA
- a CDS encoding HpcH/HpaI aldolase/citrate lyase family protein, translating to MSFFPIDQAPARLNRSELAIPGSQPAMFEKAAKSDVDVIFLDLEDAVAPDEKEQARKNIIQALNEIDWGSKTMSVRINGLDTHYMYRDVVDVVEQAGERLDLIMIPKVGTAADVYAVDMMVTQIEDAKGYKKRIGFEHIIETALGMQNVTEIAGASKRNESLHFGVADYAASTRARTTIIGGVNPDYAVLTDPDASGNRESHWGDMWHYALARMVVAARANGLRPIDGPFGDFQDPAGYLAAAKRAAVLGCEGKWAIHPSQIELANQVMTPSDAEVTKAQRILAAMADAEAAGKGAVSLDGRLIDYASIRQAEVLVEKARQIAGA from the coding sequence ATGAGCTTTTTTCCCATTGACCAAGCCCCTGCCCGCCTGAACCGAAGCGAATTGGCTATTCCCGGCAGCCAGCCAGCCATGTTTGAGAAAGCAGCAAAGTCCGATGTTGATGTGATCTTTTTGGATCTCGAAGACGCTGTTGCACCAGACGAAAAAGAGCAGGCCCGCAAGAACATTATCCAAGCCCTGAACGAGATCGACTGGGGCAGCAAAACCATGTCGGTGCGCATCAACGGTCTGGACACCCATTACATGTACCGCGATGTGGTGGATGTGGTGGAACAGGCTGGCGAACGCTTGGATCTGATCATGATCCCCAAAGTGGGCACCGCCGCCGACGTTTATGCCGTCGATATGATGGTGACCCAGATCGAAGACGCCAAAGGCTACAAAAAGCGGATCGGCTTTGAGCACATCATTGAAACCGCTCTGGGTATGCAGAACGTCACCGAGATCGCGGGTGCCTCCAAGCGCAACGAAAGCCTGCATTTTGGCGTCGCAGATTACGCCGCCTCGACCCGTGCCCGCACCACAATCATTGGCGGTGTGAACCCGGATTACGCCGTACTGACCGACCCGGATGCCTCCGGAAACCGCGAATCCCATTGGGGCGATATGTGGCACTATGCACTGGCCCGCATGGTGGTCGCGGCCCGCGCCAACGGCTTGCGCCCCATCGACGGTCCGTTTGGTGATTTTCAGGATCCCGCTGGCTACCTTGCTGCGGCCAAGCGTGCCGCTGTTCTCGGCTGCGAAGGCAAATGGGCCATTCACCCAAGCCAGATTGAGCTTGCAAACCAGGTCATGACGCCTTCGGACGCAGAAGTGACCAAGGCTCAGCGGATTCTGGCAGCCATGGCCGATGCCGAGGCGGCTGGCAAAGGCGCGGTCTCTCTCGACGGTCGCCTGATCGACTATGCCTCGATCCGTCAAGCCGAAGTTCTGGTGGAAAAAGCCCGCCAGATTGCCGGGGCCTGA